The genomic segment GTGACTCGCCTTGTCATAGGCAAAGTCCTTGGCTTGACCAGCCTTTTCAGAGGCTAATCGTGCTTTGTCGTAGGCCATGTCCTTAGCTTGTTCCGCCTTGTCATAAGTTGATCTCGCTTTGTCGGTAGTCATGTCCTTAGCTTGAGCGGCCTTGTCGTAAGTCATGTCCTTAGCTTTACTAGCCTTGTCGTAGGCCATGTCTTTTGCTTGACCGGCCATTTCGTATGCTGATCCCGCCGTGTCATAGATCTTATCCTTGGCTTCACTGGCTTTGTCATATGCCATGTCTTTGGCTTGACCGGCTTTGTCGTAAGCCATGTCCTTAACTTGACCGGCCTTGTCGTAGGCCATGTCTTTTGCTTGACCGGCCATTTCGTAGGCTGATCCCGCCGTGTCATATGCCTTATCTTTGGCATGACCGGTTTTGTCATAGGCCCTGTCTTTGGCTTGACCAGAAATGTCGTAGGCTGATCCCGCCTTCTCATAAACCTTATCCTTGGCTTGACCGGCCTTGTCATAGGCCATGTCTTTAGCTTGACCGGCTTTGTCGTAGGCTGATCCCACCTTGTCGTAGGCTATGTCCTTAGCTTGACCCGCCTTGTCATATGCCATGTCTTTGGCTTGACCTGCCTTGTCGAAAGCCATGTCTTTAGCTTGACCGGCCTTGTTGTAAGCCATGTCGTTAGCTTCACCGGTCTTATTATAGGCCATATCCTTTGCATCACCAGCCTTATCATAAGCATAATGTTTTGCATTTTGAGCACTATCGTAAGCAGATCCGGCCCTGTCTGATGCAAAGTCCTTGGCGTAACCCGCATTGTCATATACGGATTCAGCCTTGTCATAAGCATAGTTCTTCGCAGATTCAGCCGCTTCTTCTGCCTCATCTTTCTTGCTTCCCAATCCTCTGttcaaccaaaaataaaaaatactaaatcaCTTAAATGTTCGAAATGCAAGTGAAGCGTTCACATAAATAAACGAATCATTctgtaaaaacaaaactcaaaactacgtacataatttagaaaagttttttttaaaaattattatcgaAGACAAAAGAGATTAACTCTATATATGGttctatataaagaaacaaacacagaTCCAAAATAAAAGTATGATCACacctaaacaaaatattactcTTACGTGGAGATTTTGTCTGAAACCCAACCAGTCCAAGAGGCAGTTTTGTCATGAGCGGTCTCGGCTGCGTTATCAGCATGCTCTGCTTCGCTTCTAACCATATCATCTGCCGTCTCTGTTCCCCATCCATAGCATTCATTCGGCCACATCGGCATCACCAACATCataagcatcatcatcatcatgacaCTTCTTTTCGCCAtcattcccaattttttttaatttccgaTTCGTGTTTTGTATTCTGGTTCCAATCTCTATGGAGGAAGTTTATAGTAATCAGAAGAGTGAGAGAGTTGTGATCCCTTTCTTTCACTAGATAAGCGGTTAACGATAGACACGTGGGTTATTCGACGTTTACGTGGCGGTTAAAGAGGTGGGAAGTAATGTCTGACTTATTTGCCACGTGTTGATTCCTGGTTAGGGCTTGCAGTTGCAGGGTTAGTGTCTTCCCGACCCGACCCTCGTTGTCATAGCCACGTAGAGGCAGTTTCAATACTTTAAACTTAAAAGGTTTTCAGAAAACATGTTCATAACCGGTTTAGGAAACCGAAGCCAATGATCAAATGCGCCAAACATCTCGCACGAACCAACCTACACTTCACTCTCGCCACCTTTTACCAAGCCTGTGACCGCCTCTCATCCACCCGACGAACGTCATAGTCTTGTTCGTTTGGGACCGTTTGGTTTGAACAAGATGATGTGCTACATACTTTGTAACCAAGTGCAGCTATCTGGAAAACAACcccaataaagaaagaaatcttaGGCTCTTGAATCTATTCAAAGATAATACAAAAGAACAATTGAAAGAAAACAATCTACCCTTCTATAAATCGGGACAGTTGGAACCCATCTTTTATGCCTATGAAATGTGCAATTTGATTGTAAATTGTTTTGATAAGTCCAATTGTCTGTTGCTAGAATCATGTGTacgtattatatattttctcttcGTGATTTATTCTTTTGATACTgatgtaacaacaacaaaagaaccaAGTAAACGTTTTATGTGAAAGAAAATGTTGATTACAAGAATCAATTACGATtgtaattttcaaacatattattgaaaaacaaagatagtgacaaaaatctataatatttgaGTATGAATCATATCTTattaatattgattttaataaacataactCACTATCATTAGGAACATTAAACTCTAGTAAATTGTATATATCTATCAAGAAATTTTAGACCCTataactcaaaactaaaatttcatttcattcatttttatttgaattaaaatttgaatatgatGTGGCGAATCTTGAAATATCTCaaaaatagataatatttttttctgtatatagGATACTTGTATTAGCTgtaaaaaaagaccaaaaatggCTCTAAATAAATTGGTCCCCAGTATATAATATGTGTTTATAAAACAgctcataaataatttattgtgtctCTGATGGGAGAGTTAATGCATACACATTTGTCAAACTAATATAGAGATATTGCATTTAAATTACCATGAATGTCTATCCTTAAGAAATTTTAGAGATAAGTATGGAATATTCTTCAAATGGGAAAAttcaattttgataaaaataatggTTGGTAGAAAAAATAGTACTTAGAATGGCTTATAATGATAAATGGTTGTGTAATACACGCctgtataaataaaaagaagttgTTCTACTCTCAAGCAACATCAGCTTTGTCTCTTGTTTATCCAAAGCTTTTGAGAAAATGGTGAAAAGTAACAAAGGTCGTCAAAAgatagagatgaaaaaaatgagaaaagagaagaacctTCAAGTGACTTTCTCGAAAAGAAAGTTTGGTCTTTTCAAGAAAGCTAGTGAGCTTTGCACTTTGTGTGGTGCacagattttgatgattgtgttctCTCCTGCTGGGAAAGTGTTTTCTTTTGGCCATCCTAGTGTTAGAGAACTAATCTATCGTTTCCAAAACTTTAACCATAATTCTCTCATTCCCCACCAACCAAACAACAACCTGGAGCTTGCTGAATCTCGTCCGGATACAAATGTCCAATACCTCAACGAGATGCTCACTCATGTAAaacatcattatattttttcttgttttaaatgtTCATATGCGCATAAACCATGTATAtctcttttcttatttcacaaaattaaatGATTGAATCTCATCATTGCAGATGCTGGTCAAACAGGAAAAGGCGGAAGATACTAGAATGACATTAGACAGGGTGAAACAATCAAGAGAACAAAGAGGAATCCGCTGGtatgaaaaagatgtgaaagaaCTCGACGTGACCGAAACCGACAATCTGATTGGTGCTCTTCAAGATGTAAGGAAGAAGTTGGTAAGTGACATGTCTCACGATTCTCAATTAAATGTTTCTCATCAGAATTACATGGGAGAAAATGCtgtctttggtggtggtggtaatgtTGATGTTGGCGGCATTGATCTGTTTAATCCAATCATGGGTTTTCCTAACTAGAGTCTGAGGCTAGAAGAGCAGCTATGATATTGAAATCATCCTAATCAATATTTTCAGTCATTTTGGCTATGGTTACTGTTAGGATTGTTCTTGTGTTGTAAGACTTGAGTTtgtttttcctttcattttcctttcattttggtcagtatgtttgcttcttctcttcatcgtcgtctattttgttcttttgcGTGTTTGGATTGTATTGGGCTAGCCACCCACGGTTTAATCAGacattttattttgcaattccAGTTTGATGTTACATCATTGTGAGATCAAACAAGATTTACAAATGAATTCTTAACAAACGCACAATGAATCAGTAAAAGAATcagatttcttatttttgaataagTAAATGACATAGTATAATCAAACATGCAAATGActaagaagagaagagtaatGGTTGAAAACCTTCAGAAGCAAGCCTATGCCTTTGGTGATATATGTTCTTCAACTTTATATCCAACAATCTCTTCAAAAAGCTGTGAATCCAAAACACAATCCTTTCGTCTGTATACTCCAGCTAGTACTCCAACCACAAGCTTTGCAATCTCACGGCCAGAGAACCCTTCCGTCTTCTTTGCAGCCTCAGATATCACTTCATCAGTTAAGTCTGCGTTAACCGTAATCTTCTGTGACAGCTTCTTAAACAAATGACTCCATTTGTGTTTTGTGTCTTTGTCGTTGTCACTATTCTTTAGATATTTGTTGACTTAGAGATTGAGAAGCTTGAAACGTTCTTCTTCCCCTGGAAGTGGGAACTCAATGACTTCATCAATCCTGTCGCCACCACTGAACAAGCCTGTGACCGCCTCTTATCCACCGACGAACGTCATAGCCTTGTTTGTTTGGGACCGTTTGGTTTGAACCAGATGATGTGCTACAGACTTGTAGCCAAGTGCAGCTATCTGGAAAACAACcccaataaagaaagaaatcttaTTAAGATCTTGAATCTATTCAAAGATAATACAAAAGATCAATTGAAAGAAAACAATCTACCCATCTATAAATCGGGACAGTTGGAATCCATCCTTTATTATTCCGACACAAACTGCAGTTGCAAATCCCGCGACAAACAGGTAAAACAGGTCAAAGTCTGCATTCTCCAGAGCTTCCAGCACATGTTCACCATATATGTTCATCAAAAACAGTTAAAATACATTCACCACCAATAACAGTAAAACTCCACTGCTAGCAACCATATAGCATCCAACCTCATGAACAAACAATCTCCACAGAATTGTCCTTGAACCATGTTTCATTCACTGCTCTCTGTACGATGTCCCATCGTTTTTCTGCCTGTAACGCGCACACatagaacacacacacacatactaAAGCATTGAGCAAACCACGTTTCACAGTATTTGCAACTTGTAATACCACAAATGGGTGTTTGTTCTTTACCTGCACTAGTGACAAGTCTTACCCTTAAAACAGATCATAAATCTGTTTCCCATCCTTATCATagccatcaacaaaacaagtCCAACTTCGTTATGTATTCCCAAGAAGCTTTTCATGTTCCTCAGTATAAATCTCAGGCCTTGCCCCTTCACCAATCACCATATTCCCTCGTTCTGTAACAACAAtcataaaagaagaaacaaatcataaaccctaTTACcctaaatttaaactaaaaaaaaaaccataatttctACTCAAAACCCTATATTCCACCAGAAATATTTCTACtttaaactgaaacaaatctATTCATAAACTCTAATTACAACTCAAAAACTCTAATTTCTACTCAAAAACCtcaattttccaaaaaatatctcttttaagCTGTTTCATAAACTGATGACTCAAACCCGTGTTTCGAACTTTTATCTTATTCGATTGTTTCACCTgtcatgtcttcttcttcttcaaacctttGGCCATCGACATGAATCTCGAGGGAGACGAATCgaacaataacaaaacaaataaaataaaagtttctttctttttccagcCAATCACAGGTTGACACGCACAGGTTTCTAAAGAAATCTAAAACATCTAATTTAACGATCGATGCTTagtaaaattaagtttttaacattatatttattctattttattattggcAAATTTATAAGAAACTTGCTAGATAGGATGGAGGTGGTCTTACAAACTAATCAAATTGCACATTACGTACGCATGCAATTTGATTGTAAATTGTTTTCATAAGTCCAATTGACTGTTGCTAGAATCgtgtgtattatatattttctcttcgtgatttattattattttggtaactgatgtaacaacaacaaaagaaccaagtaacgttttttttttttttttgacaatagaACCAAGTAACGTTTTATGtgaaagaaaatgtttattacaagAATCAATTATGAATCTATGATTGTAATCTTCAAACATcttatttgaaaacaaagataGTGACAAAAATTGTTGATGTAAGGAATCAACAATATAAATAGTACGGATGTTTTGGTGGATTGAATCGGAACTGGTCTTTTTATTAACGTAGAACTCaagaaagagtttacaaaaaatgACAATCAAAGCACTAAGCACAGTTAATAAGAGAATTAATTGCTCTTGTCTCTCTGATTACCCAAATTTCAGATCATGTATATGATAGTGACATatggtatttatagtgggcaACGACAGACCTATGAAAGAGGAAAATGGGTCACCTGACCTgggtaaattaattaaatagttatttttacatgtatttttataaagtttcaGTAGCACAGATGGTAAATTCTATAGTGATCCCCAAACCCGAGTTCAAACCACCAATATgacacaaataatttttttgttctataatTGACCTTCCTAAATTTTTTCCCTGGGTCTGTCACTGATAGTGGACCATTGACCTAGAGGGGGGTATTCAACTTAGATTTATAaagatttggtaggattttaacattttaggattttggaagatttaggtgagtttttaggagattttattgtgttttagagttttcatatttttaaaaaggaaatgaaatgtgattctatgagatttgattgtaaaactttgattttaacatattttacatctcaaata from the Camelina sativa cultivar DH55 chromosome 12, Cs, whole genome shotgun sequence genome contains:
- the LOC104729523 gene encoding embryonic protein DC-8-like codes for the protein MMAKRSVMMMMMLMMLVMPMWPNECYGWGTETADDMVRSEAEHADNAAETAHDKTASWTGWVSDKISTGLGSKKDEAEEAAESAKNYAYDKAESVYDNAGYAKDFASDRAGSAYDSAQNAKHYAYDKAGDAKDMAYNKTGEANDMAYNKAGQAKDMAFDKAGQAKDMAYDKAGQAKDIAYDKVGSAYDKAGQAKDMAYDKAGQAKDKVYEKAGSAYDISGQAKDRAYDKTGHAKDKAYDTAGSAYEMAGQAKDMAYDKAGQVKDMAYDKAGQAKDMAYDKASEAKDKIYDTAGSAYEMAGQAKDMAYDKASKAKDMTYDKAAQAKDMTTDKARSTYDKAEQAKDMAYDKARLASEKAGQAKDFAYDKASHVKDVAYDKAEDVIRMATDKSNEAKDNADESYERFKEGSKNAKDMASDKAQDVRDKTADAYGSRSEADERFEEALRKVGERYGAAKDSMSEKTKEAYESAKEKASDAAGEYGTYVRDRSAEL
- the LOC104733116 gene encoding agamous-like MADS-box protein AGL62, which gives rise to MVKSNKGRQKIEMKKMRKEKNLQVTFSKRKFGLFKKASELCTLCGAQILMIVFSPAGKVFSFGHPSVRELIYRFQNFNHNSLIPHQPNNNLELAESRPDTNVQYLNEMLTHMLVKQEKAEDTRMTLDRVKQSREQRGIRWYEKDVKELDVTETDNLIGALQDVRKKLVSDMSHDSQLNVSHQNYMGENAVFGGGGNVDVGGIDLFNPIMGFPN